In one window of Rhodothermus sp. DNA:
- a CDS encoding 4-hydroxy-3-methylbut-2-enyl diphosphate reductase, producing the protein MSDALEQNTCSRPFAYPMPRQFDIPVFYRSPIISRVKEARRRQDPRKKDFSPTVLDFGPVRFKLARHFGFCYGVEQAVEIAYQALEENPGRRIFLLSEMIHNPHVNRDLEQRGVRFLRTTHGEQLIPFEVLRPDDIVIIPAFGTTPEIEAELAARGVDVRRYDTTCPFVEKVWKRSRQLGQRGYTIVIHGKRYHEETRATFARAAREAPVVVVRDLEEAVDLARVIRGEADAAFFYERFHDRYSEGFDPERDLVRIGVVNQTTMLATETQAIADLLRQAMVDRYGSENLHEHFADTSDTLCYATHENQQATRALIASGGDLALVVGGYNSSNTSHLVELCAERMPTYFIKGPEELLSPTRIRHFDLATGTVRETENWLPAHRPMDIVLTAGASCPDALLEAVLRRVLDWFAPVRPVEEVLAPYLEALA; encoded by the coding sequence GTGAGCGATGCGTTAGAGCAAAACACGTGTAGCAGGCCATTTGCATACCCTATGCCCCGGCAGTTTGACATTCCGGTTTTTTATCGGAGCCCGATCATCTCGCGCGTCAAGGAGGCGCGTCGCCGCCAGGATCCGCGCAAGAAAGACTTTTCACCGACGGTGCTGGACTTTGGACCGGTTCGCTTCAAGCTGGCGCGGCACTTCGGATTCTGCTACGGCGTGGAGCAGGCCGTCGAGATTGCCTATCAGGCCCTGGAGGAAAATCCGGGCCGGCGCATCTTTTTGCTCTCAGAAATGATCCATAATCCCCATGTGAACCGCGATCTGGAGCAGCGGGGCGTACGCTTTCTGCGTACTACGCACGGCGAGCAGCTCATTCCGTTTGAGGTGTTGCGTCCCGATGATATTGTGATCATTCCGGCCTTTGGTACGACGCCCGAAATTGAGGCTGAGCTGGCTGCTCGGGGGGTGGATGTGCGTCGGTACGATACGACCTGTCCGTTCGTCGAAAAAGTCTGGAAGCGGAGCCGTCAGCTGGGGCAACGGGGCTACACCATTGTGATTCACGGCAAACGCTATCACGAAGAGACGCGGGCAACGTTCGCGCGGGCGGCGCGGGAGGCACCGGTTGTGGTGGTGCGCGACCTGGAAGAGGCGGTCGACCTGGCCCGTGTCATCCGGGGGGAGGCCGATGCCGCTTTCTTCTACGAGCGATTCCACGATCGCTATTCAGAGGGTTTCGACCCAGAGCGCGACCTGGTTCGCATTGGTGTGGTGAACCAGACCACTATGCTGGCTACCGAGACGCAGGCCATTGCCGACCTGTTGCGCCAGGCCATGGTGGATCGCTATGGGTCGGAAAATCTGCACGAACACTTTGCCGACACGAGCGATACACTCTGCTACGCCACGCATGAGAACCAGCAGGCCACGCGGGCATTGATCGCCTCGGGGGGCGATCTGGCGCTGGTGGTTGGCGGCTACAATTCGTCAAACACCAGCCATCTGGTGGAATTGTGCGCCGAGCGCATGCCCACCTATTTCATCAAAGGGCCGGAGGAGCTACTTTCACCCACGCGCATTCGCCATTTCGATCTCGCTACCGGCACCGTTCGGGAAACCGAAAACTGGCTGCCTGCACACCGACCAATGGACATTGTGCTGACGGCGGGAGCTTCGTGCCCGGATGCGCTGCTGGAAGCCGTGCTGCGCCGCGTGCTGGACTGGTTTGCGCCGGTGCGCCCTGTCGAAGAGGTGCTGGCTCCATACCTGGAAGCGCTCGCCTGA
- the tgt gene encoding tRNA guanosine(34) transglycosylase Tgt — MRFILEHVDAETRARAGRLETPHGVVETPIFMPVGTVGSVKAVSPRELRQDVGAQIILGNTYHLYLRPGLEVLRQAGGLHRFMGWDGPMLTDSGGFQVFSLAALRKLTEEGVWFQSHLDGSRHLFTPENVIDYQRVIGADIMMVLDECPPGDASMEAARRAHELTLRWAERSKRRFEETAPLYGYAQALFAIVQGGVFPELRRASARALVDMDFPGYAIGGLSVGEPTALMYEMVEVVTEMLPAEKPRYLMGVGTPANLLENIARGVDLFDCVMPTRNGRNGTIFTTEGMLNIRNRKWQTDFSPLDPGLEGYVSQTFTKAYVRHLFQAGEILGLQIATLQNLSFYLWLMREARRAILEGRYRSWMAEMLPRVSRRL, encoded by the coding sequence ATGCGGTTTATTCTGGAACACGTCGACGCAGAGACGCGCGCGCGGGCCGGACGGCTCGAAACGCCGCATGGCGTGGTCGAAACGCCCATCTTCATGCCGGTGGGGACGGTTGGCAGTGTGAAGGCGGTCAGCCCCCGGGAGCTTCGCCAGGATGTCGGGGCGCAGATCATCCTGGGCAATACCTACCATCTCTACCTGCGGCCCGGGCTTGAGGTGTTGCGTCAGGCGGGGGGACTGCATCGCTTCATGGGATGGGATGGGCCCATGCTGACTGACTCCGGAGGCTTTCAGGTCTTTTCGCTGGCAGCTCTGCGCAAGTTGACCGAAGAGGGCGTCTGGTTCCAGAGTCATCTGGACGGCTCCCGACACCTGTTCACGCCGGAAAACGTGATCGATTATCAGCGGGTGATCGGGGCCGACATCATGATGGTGCTGGACGAGTGTCCGCCGGGGGATGCCTCGATGGAAGCCGCACGCCGGGCTCATGAACTGACGTTGCGCTGGGCCGAGCGAAGCAAACGCCGCTTTGAAGAAACCGCGCCGCTTTACGGCTATGCGCAGGCGCTGTTTGCCATTGTACAGGGTGGCGTGTTTCCCGAACTGCGGCGGGCTTCAGCCCGTGCGCTGGTGGACATGGATTTTCCCGGCTATGCCATCGGCGGGCTTTCGGTAGGCGAACCGACCGCCCTCATGTATGAGATGGTGGAAGTGGTCACGGAAATGCTTCCTGCCGAAAAACCGCGCTACCTGATGGGCGTGGGCACGCCGGCTAACCTGCTCGAAAACATTGCGCGCGGGGTGGATCTGTTCGATTGCGTGATGCCCACACGCAACGGTCGCAACGGTACGATCTTCACCACCGAGGGGATGCTGAACATCCGCAATCGAAAGTGGCAGACCGATTTTTCGCCCCTGGATCCGGGCCTGGAGGGCTACGTTTCGCAAACCTTCACGAAAGCTTATGTGCGCCATCTCTTTCAGGCGGGCGAAATTCTCGGCCTACAGATTGCCACACTGCAGAACCTGAGCTTTTACCTGTGGCTCATGCGGGAGGCCCGTCGGGCGATTCTGGAAGGACGTTATCGAAGCTGGATGGCCGAGATGCTACCGCGCGTTAGCCGTCGGTTATGA
- a CDS encoding DUF2480 family protein, giving the protein MEPIVNRVAQSDIVVYNLEALWDEHPIVELDLALFLEEGLILREKPFRQQVQAHDWSQYADQHVAIYCSTDAIIPIWAYMLVATKLHGIARSVAFGRREELLRDYFVRALAQEDWSKYRDRIVVVKGCASKIVPVDAYVQAVRYLQDVARKVMYGEPCSSVPLWRRPEVRSAPRAQGVRPALPDRDPSIS; this is encoded by the coding sequence ATGGAACCGATTGTCAACCGCGTAGCACAAAGCGACATTGTTGTCTACAATCTGGAGGCGCTCTGGGACGAACATCCAATCGTCGAGCTGGACCTGGCCTTGTTTCTTGAAGAAGGCTTAATCTTACGCGAAAAACCCTTTCGACAGCAGGTACAGGCGCATGACTGGTCGCAGTATGCCGATCAGCATGTAGCCATTTACTGTTCGACGGACGCTATTATTCCCATCTGGGCCTACATGCTCGTAGCTACGAAGCTACATGGTATCGCCCGATCCGTGGCGTTCGGGCGGCGTGAAGAGCTGCTGCGCGATTACTTTGTACGAGCGCTGGCGCAGGAAGACTGGTCGAAGTATCGGGACCGCATCGTAGTGGTCAAAGGCTGCGCCAGCAAGATTGTGCCGGTCGATGCCTATGTGCAGGCGGTGCGTTACCTTCAGGACGTAGCTCGCAAGGTGATGTACGGCGAACCCTGCTCGTCGGTCCCGCTCTGGCGGCGGCCGGAGGTGCGTTCGGCGCCGCGGGCGCAGGGCGTACGCCCGGCCCTGCCCGACAGGGATCCATCTATCAGTTAA
- a CDS encoding class I SAM-dependent methyltransferase, with protein sequence MAWYQEWFDRDEYELVYHRRDEREAEQVVDLIERLVKPAPGSEILDVGCGRGRHARVLARRGYRVTGIDVAEHALQVARQRAAAEGLHHVQFLRHDMRQPFCQACFDGVVNLFTAFGFFEEETDHQRALQAMATALRPGGWLVQDFLNADYVRRHLVPRDRFQLNGIEVIQERWIENGRVNKRIRLRQGETEEVFYESVRLLRLEDFQALYCAVGLTLQATLGDYTGQPFSPESPRLILYARKATT encoded by the coding sequence ATGGCCTGGTATCAGGAATGGTTTGATCGCGACGAGTACGAACTGGTCTATCACCGACGTGATGAGCGGGAGGCCGAACAGGTGGTAGACCTGATCGAGCGTCTGGTAAAGCCGGCACCGGGTAGTGAGATTCTGGACGTGGGCTGCGGCCGAGGACGACATGCGCGGGTGCTGGCCCGTCGTGGTTATCGGGTGACCGGCATTGATGTGGCCGAACATGCGCTGCAGGTAGCCCGTCAGCGTGCAGCAGCCGAAGGCCTGCACCATGTGCAGTTTCTGCGGCACGATATGCGTCAGCCCTTCTGCCAGGCCTGTTTCGACGGCGTCGTTAACCTGTTTACGGCCTTTGGTTTTTTTGAGGAAGAAACGGACCATCAGCGGGCGCTTCAGGCAATGGCAACGGCGCTACGCCCCGGTGGCTGGCTGGTGCAGGACTTTCTGAACGCCGACTACGTGCGTCGCCATCTGGTCCCGCGCGATCGGTTTCAACTGAATGGGATTGAGGTCATTCAGGAACGCTGGATTGAAAACGGGCGGGTGAACAAGCGTATTCGCCTGCGGCAAGGAGAGACCGAAGAGGTTTTTTACGAATCGGTTCGTCTGCTTCGGCTTGAAGATTTCCAGGCGCTGTATTGCGCGGTTGGATTGACCCTGCAAGCTACCCTGGGCGACTATACAGGGCAACCATTTTCGCCGGAAAGTCCTCGTCTGATCCTTTATGCCCGCAAGGCTACGACATAG
- a CDS encoding peptidase — translation MLCRFGENGRRGLWWRGLLVLVAAWLMACGDVSTGLETERIVAGVDLNQLFAPPTASERQQVLDDWAMRDVAVHDVQLVAQARVVLDDVPATLHLLRHTVVGQQHVGAVIIPDTLQMLAPVLVWLHGGDEGVRLETDVWPLADSLNLSRFVLVVPAFRGEALVYRGFTFPAEGVRNPWDGDVDDALALLYAVWTRFSIVDTGRVVVLGIDRGATSALIMAIREERIRVAIGVAGLTDFFEDFMQQVVEEALQGTIRPIPGLSAFVEQVLVPLKEGQLSMAAARLALLRRSPVYFSERLPAGQWHHGRNDPVVAVAQAMRLDAGRPDRFQVYLYDGEGRDLMSMPGSLERIRGLLQEVIL, via the coding sequence ATGCTGTGTAGATTCGGTGAAAATGGGAGGCGAGGGCTGTGGTGGCGTGGTCTGCTGGTGCTGGTGGCTGCATGGTTGATGGCCTGTGGAGACGTGTCCACCGGGCTGGAGACCGAGCGTATCGTGGCTGGCGTGGACCTGAACCAGCTGTTCGCACCACCGACTGCATCGGAGCGCCAGCAGGTGTTGGATGACTGGGCGATGCGCGATGTGGCGGTGCATGATGTGCAGCTGGTGGCGCAGGCCCGGGTAGTACTGGACGACGTGCCCGCAACGCTTCATCTGCTGCGCCATACGGTGGTGGGGCAGCAGCACGTAGGGGCCGTAATTATTCCTGATACGCTGCAGATGCTGGCTCCGGTGCTGGTATGGTTGCATGGAGGCGACGAAGGGGTTCGACTGGAGACCGATGTCTGGCCGCTGGCCGACAGCCTGAACCTGTCACGCTTTGTGCTGGTCGTGCCAGCATTTCGGGGAGAAGCCCTTGTCTATCGGGGATTTACGTTTCCCGCCGAAGGCGTTCGAAATCCCTGGGATGGCGATGTTGATGATGCACTGGCGCTGCTCTACGCGGTGTGGACGCGGTTTTCGATAGTTGATACGGGACGCGTTGTGGTGCTTGGCATCGATCGAGGGGCCACGTCTGCACTGATCATGGCCATCCGCGAGGAGCGTATTCGGGTTGCGATAGGCGTGGCCGGCCTTACGGATTTTTTTGAAGATTTTATGCAACAGGTCGTCGAGGAGGCACTGCAGGGGACGATTCGCCCGATTCCAGGACTATCGGCCTTCGTCGAACAGGTGCTGGTTCCCTTGAAAGAGGGGCAGCTATCGATGGCGGCTGCACGTCTGGCCTTACTTCGGCGTTCGCCTGTTTATTTTTCCGAACGCTTACCGGCAGGCCAGTGGCACCACGGGCGTAACGATCCGGTAGTTGCAGTAGCACAGGCGATGCGGTTGGATGCGGGACGTCCGGATCGATTTCAGGTTTATCTGTACGATGGGGAAGGCCGTGATCTAATGTCCATGCCGGGAAGTCTGGAACGCATCCGCGGGCTACTGCAGGAGGTGATCCTATGA
- a CDS encoding GNAT family N-acetyltransferase, producing the protein MSEAVFHIHPVRNEAEWARARAIRERVFIQEQGCSPEEEWDGYDEVSRHFLGWVGDVPVATARWRVVPFNERLVAKLERFAVLPEYRGYGYGRAMVQYVMEDARRAGFSTLLIHAQAHLERFYEGLGFRSTGARFMEAGIPHVQMIWQQ; encoded by the coding sequence ATGAGCGAGGCGGTGTTTCATATTCATCCGGTTCGAAACGAGGCCGAGTGGGCACGGGCCCGGGCTATTCGAGAGCGTGTTTTTATTCAGGAGCAGGGTTGCTCGCCTGAGGAAGAGTGGGACGGGTACGATGAGGTTAGTCGGCACTTTCTCGGATGGGTAGGCGATGTGCCGGTGGCCACAGCGCGTTGGCGCGTGGTACCGTTTAACGAGCGGTTGGTCGCTAAGCTGGAACGCTTTGCGGTGTTACCGGAATATCGAGGATACGGCTACGGCCGGGCGATGGTGCAGTACGTGATGGAAGATGCGCGGCGGGCCGGTTTCTCGACGTTGCTGATTCATGCGCAGGCGCACCTGGAGCGCTTCTATGAAGGACTGGGTTTCCGAAGCACCGGCGCTCGCTTTATGGAGGCCGGTATTCCGCATGTGCAGATGATCTGGCAGCAATAA
- a CDS encoding cysteine desulfurase family protein, which translates to MRRPIYLDYNATTPVDARVLERMLPYFTERFGNPASKGHTLGLEAEAAVEVAREQVAALLSAEPESLIFTSGATEALNLAIKGVAEASRHRGQHIVTVQTEHAAVLEACRALERRGWQVTYLPVDAQGQLDPEALEAALTPRTILVAVMWANNETGVIHPIQEIARRTQAHGVPLLVDATQAVGKIPVTVEGIDLLACSAHKFYGPKGAGVLYVRRHPPLRLVPLLDGGGHEQGLRSGTLNVPAIVGMGAAAELAAQEMSGERARLQALRDRLEQELLRALPDVRINGAQAPRLPQTSSVTIPGVRADRLLTAVRTLALSAGSACGSGRGKPSHVLRAMGLSTADAQCTIRISLGRFTTDVDISNAVELLITTIQQLRRQSNPFATPAA; encoded by the coding sequence ATGCGACGCCCCATTTATCTGGATTATAATGCCACCACCCCTGTTGATGCCCGGGTGCTGGAGCGCATGTTGCCCTACTTCACGGAGCGCTTTGGCAATCCCGCCAGCAAGGGCCACACGCTCGGCCTTGAAGCCGAGGCAGCCGTCGAAGTCGCTCGGGAGCAAGTGGCAGCCCTGCTGAGTGCCGAACCGGAAAGCTTGATCTTTACCAGTGGCGCCACGGAAGCGTTGAACCTGGCCATCAAGGGCGTAGCTGAGGCATCCCGGCATCGGGGACAGCATATCGTGACGGTTCAAACCGAACATGCAGCCGTACTGGAAGCCTGTCGGGCGCTGGAGCGTCGGGGCTGGCAGGTGACCTATCTGCCCGTCGATGCCCAGGGACAGCTGGACCCCGAGGCGCTGGAAGCAGCACTGACGCCCCGGACTATCCTGGTCGCCGTCATGTGGGCCAACAACGAGACCGGGGTGATCCACCCCATCCAGGAAATCGCCCGGCGCACGCAGGCTCACGGTGTACCTTTGCTGGTTGATGCCACGCAGGCCGTCGGAAAGATCCCGGTCACGGTGGAAGGCATTGATCTGCTGGCCTGTTCGGCGCACAAGTTCTATGGGCCCAAAGGAGCTGGCGTACTCTATGTGCGTCGCCATCCCCCTCTCCGTCTGGTGCCATTGCTGGATGGGGGCGGGCATGAGCAGGGGCTGCGCAGTGGCACGCTGAACGTTCCGGCCATTGTCGGCATGGGAGCAGCTGCCGAACTGGCTGCTCAAGAAATGTCCGGCGAAAGAGCTCGCCTGCAGGCCCTGCGCGATCGGTTAGAACAGGAGTTGCTGCGGGCCCTGCCTGACGTGCGTATCAACGGAGCGCAGGCACCGCGCCTGCCCCAGACGAGCAGTGTGACGATCCCGGGTGTCCGGGCCGATCGGCTGTTGACCGCGGTGCGCACGCTGGCGCTCTCGGCCGGCAGCGCCTGTGGCTCAGGCCGTGGCAAACCCAGTCATGTGCTCCGGGCCATGGGGCTCAGTACCGCCGACGCACAATGCACCATCCGTATCAGTCTGGGTCGTTTCACAACCGACGTTGATATTAGCAACGCCGTAGAACTGTTAATCACCACGATCCAGCAACTACGTCGGCAGTCGAACCCGTTCGCAACACCTGCCGCTTAA
- a CDS encoding peptidylprolyl isomerase gives MFAALLLHTGRWLRIPALLSMTLLLSLGCRAQHTEANTTSGDDDHTYQVGPPVSDSTVAAIVTSEYGTDTLTAEEFRQQLGFILQRYPQLQMNPALMPEVHKSIIEDFIVRHVVDGEIARQGIQADPTAVEQELNQIRARFPSPEAFQEALAQDGLTEDSLRGMIAQMVRQRTFREQIESRATPPSEEEIEQFRQQQAEEVHVQHILFRLAPDASEEEAAAVKARAQAVLDSIRAGADFAEMARRHSEDGSAQEGGDLGFIRRGETVEAFEQAAFALADSGDVTPEPVRTRFGYHLIRLLERRQGTPMDVAEAREQLLQERKQEAVQNLLKELLAKATVRVNPTLVQAQL, from the coding sequence ATGTTTGCTGCACTGTTGCTGCACACGGGTCGGTGGCTTCGCATTCCGGCCCTGTTGAGTATGACGCTGCTACTGTCGCTGGGCTGCCGCGCACAACACACGGAAGCCAATACAACCTCTGGTGATGACGACCACACCTACCAGGTAGGTCCCCCGGTTTCCGATTCAACCGTGGCCGCCATTGTTACTTCGGAGTATGGCACCGATACGTTAACTGCCGAAGAATTTCGTCAGCAGTTGGGCTTTATCCTGCAGCGCTATCCACAGCTCCAGATGAACCCGGCGCTGATGCCAGAAGTGCATAAAAGCATTATCGAAGACTTTATCGTACGCCATGTGGTGGACGGAGAGATTGCACGCCAGGGCATTCAGGCCGACCCGACCGCCGTTGAACAGGAGCTGAATCAGATCCGGGCTCGCTTTCCAAGCCCTGAAGCTTTTCAGGAAGCGCTGGCCCAGGACGGACTGACGGAAGACTCACTACGCGGCATGATCGCGCAGATGGTGCGCCAACGGACGTTCCGCGAGCAGATCGAATCCCGTGCGACACCACCTTCCGAAGAAGAAATCGAACAGTTTCGGCAGCAGCAAGCCGAAGAAGTACACGTTCAGCATATTCTCTTCCGGCTGGCCCCGGACGCCTCTGAGGAGGAAGCCGCTGCCGTAAAGGCACGGGCCCAGGCCGTGCTCGACAGCATCCGTGCCGGTGCCGACTTTGCCGAGATGGCGCGCCGCCACAGCGAAGATGGCAGCGCGCAAGAAGGAGGCGACCTGGGCTTTATCCGACGCGGCGAGACCGTCGAAGCGTTTGAACAGGCGGCGTTCGCCCTGGCCGACTCCGGCGACGTAACGCCCGAGCCGGTACGCACCCGCTTCGGCTATCACCTGATCCGACTGCTGGAGCGTCGACAGGGAACACCTATGGACGTGGCGGAAGCTCGTGAGCAGCTTCTGCAGGAACGCAAGCAGGAAGCGGTCCAGAATCTGCTCAAAGAATTGCTGGCCAAGGCAACGGTCCGCGTCAACCCGACCCTGGTTCAGGCTCAGCTGTAG
- a CDS encoding DUF5666 domain-containing protein yields MRRNIATGLLAFLVGLAAQVAQADEHPGFELEGTIEAVDHTSLTLHGITFNLTATTRIRDAAGQPIPASQLQPNQYIELTGHFGADGFYYALKIEIQVNQDSTDEVEAWGPLMDLTDSTLTVQGLTFYLSATTQISGRLVVGQRVEVEGVVQGDRFVALEVASSRADEEEEEGEEHRPTIELEGPITALGDSTLEVRGHTIRILPTTRIWGEDDQPLTLADLQIGVFVEIKARLVNGELVALVIEVEQPERAEMDRRKVEIEGIIQARTDSTFTVGALTFHLTPVTQIEGEDDQPLTPAALQVGVFVEVEGYLDPTTHTLYALKVEVDQLDAQELELVGHIEALGSDSLVVAGITIFVDANTRIEDPWEQPLTLADLQVGLLVEVEARQRDDGTYLAIEIKIRKVFHPVVEVEGPIEALTDSTITVAGQIFRLRPGAQVLGPGGQVVSLADLQVGQKVEVRGVVHPDGTYWAVRIRVKEDQQDDTIEVEGAIEALGPDSLVVAGVTVFVDANTQVLAYDGTPITLADLQTGFIVEIQANVQPGIGLVALQIKVEDFVEATGQADSVRADAVVLQQVTFVINAQTVVVNAQQQPIDWSDVQPGQQVVVQGRRAAPAGKTGAFLATTNYVADYVTVLGDASITSTETPALPSTFELAPSYPNPFRQQTTIRFTLGGPNPQPVTLEIYNVLGQRVRTLVQGLLSPGQHTVIWDATDDAGRPAASGLYLYRLRVGSQVQTRSVVLMR; encoded by the coding sequence ATGCGGCGTAACATTGCTACGGGATTGCTGGCCTTTCTGGTTGGCCTTGCTGCGCAGGTAGCGCAAGCCGATGAGCATCCAGGTTTTGAGCTGGAAGGTACCATCGAAGCAGTGGATCATACTTCCCTGACGCTTCATGGGATCACGTTTAATCTGACAGCGACGACGCGCATCCGCGACGCAGCAGGTCAACCCATTCCTGCAAGCCAGCTACAGCCTAACCAGTATATTGAGCTGACGGGACATTTTGGAGCGGATGGTTTCTACTATGCCCTGAAAATCGAAATTCAGGTAAACCAGGATTCGACCGATGAGGTGGAAGCCTGGGGTCCCCTGATGGACCTGACGGACAGTACCCTCACTGTTCAAGGGCTCACCTTTTATCTCAGTGCAACCACCCAGATTTCTGGCCGACTGGTTGTCGGACAACGCGTGGAAGTTGAAGGCGTTGTCCAGGGAGATCGCTTTGTGGCGTTGGAAGTCGCCAGCAGCCGCGCTGATGAAGAGGAAGAAGAAGGAGAAGAACACCGCCCCACCATCGAGCTGGAAGGGCCTATCACAGCGCTGGGCGACTCTACGCTGGAGGTGCGAGGCCATACAATCCGGATTCTACCTACAACGCGCATCTGGGGCGAAGATGACCAGCCACTGACACTGGCTGACCTTCAGATCGGCGTTTTTGTTGAAATCAAGGCCCGCCTGGTCAATGGGGAGCTGGTGGCCCTTGTGATTGAGGTGGAACAGCCTGAACGCGCCGAAATGGACCGCCGTAAAGTTGAAATAGAAGGAATCATTCAGGCACGTACCGATAGCACCTTTACGGTGGGTGCGCTCACGTTCCACCTGACACCTGTCACGCAGATTGAGGGCGAAGATGATCAACCGCTCACCCCGGCGGCATTGCAGGTGGGCGTATTCGTGGAGGTAGAAGGGTATCTGGATCCCACCACACATACGCTGTACGCGCTCAAGGTAGAAGTAGACCAGCTGGACGCGCAGGAACTGGAGCTGGTAGGCCATATTGAAGCGCTCGGGAGCGACAGCCTGGTGGTAGCGGGCATCACTATCTTTGTCGATGCCAATACCCGCATCGAGGATCCTTGGGAGCAGCCGCTCACCCTGGCGGATCTCCAGGTTGGCCTGTTGGTCGAGGTAGAAGCCCGTCAGCGTGATGATGGTACTTACCTGGCCATCGAGATCAAAATCCGCAAAGTCTTCCATCCTGTGGTCGAAGTTGAGGGACCCATTGAAGCTTTGACCGATAGCACGATCACCGTGGCCGGACAGATCTTCCGGCTGCGTCCGGGTGCTCAGGTGCTGGGTCCTGGTGGCCAGGTGGTGTCGCTTGCGGATCTGCAGGTAGGCCAGAAGGTCGAAGTGCGCGGTGTGGTGCATCCAGATGGAACCTACTGGGCCGTACGGATCCGGGTAAAAGAGGATCAGCAGGATGACACGATCGAAGTGGAGGGTGCGATTGAAGCGCTGGGCCCGGATAGCTTAGTCGTGGCGGGTGTGACCGTGTTTGTCGACGCCAACACGCAGGTCCTGGCCTACGATGGTACGCCCATCACGCTGGCTGACCTTCAGACCGGATTTATTGTCGAAATCCAGGCGAACGTGCAGCCAGGCATCGGTCTGGTGGCGCTGCAGATTAAGGTGGAAGACTTCGTCGAAGCGACAGGACAGGCCGACAGCGTGCGGGCCGACGCAGTGGTCCTCCAGCAGGTCACCTTCGTGATCAATGCGCAGACGGTCGTGGTCAACGCACAGCAACAGCCCATTGACTGGAGCGATGTCCAACCCGGACAGCAGGTAGTGGTGCAGGGACGTCGGGCCGCCCCGGCCGGCAAGACCGGTGCCTTCCTGGCGACAACGAACTACGTTGCGGATTATGTCACGGTCCTGGGCGATGCCTCCATCACCAGCACTGAAACACCTGCGCTGCCCAGCACCTTCGAGCTGGCGCCCAGCTACCCGAATCCGTTCCGTCAACAAACCACGATTCGGTTTACACTCGGCGGTCCCAACCCACAACCCGTCACCCTGGAAATCTATAATGTGCTCGGGCAACGGGTACGTACCCTGGTGCAGGGCTTGCTGTCTCCGGGGCAGCACACAGTGATCTGGGACGCCACAGATGATGCTGGCCGACCGGCTGCCAGCGGCCTGTACCTGTATCGCCTGCGCGTAGGTAGCCAGGTGCAGACCCGTTCCGTGGTGTTGATGCGATAA